The following are encoded in a window of Primulina eburnea isolate SZY01 chromosome 4, ASM2296580v1, whole genome shotgun sequence genomic DNA:
- the LOC140830265 gene encoding secreted RxLR effector protein 161-like: MQKIPYASAVGSLMYAQVCTRPDIAYIVGVLGRYLSNPGMDHWKAAKRVMRYLKRTCDYMLTYKRSNNLEIMGYSDSDFAGCQDSMRSTSGYVFLLAGGAISWRSAKQALTASSTMAAEFIACYEASNHAIWLRNFVTGLRILEEVERPLKLFCDNRSAVLYSNNNRSSTKSKHIDIKFLVVKERVQSGQILIEHIGTNSMIADPFTKGLPPNVFHEHTTHMGVIQFDEV; the protein is encoded by the coding sequence ATGCAAAAGATTCCCTATGCTTCGGCTGTAGGAAGtcttatgtatgctcaagtttGTACGCGTCCAGATATTGCGTACATTGTTGGAGTGTTGGGCAGATATTTAAGCAACCCAGGAATGGATCACTGGAAAGCAGCCAAAAGAGTAATGAGATATCTAAAGAGAACCTGTGATTACATGCTCACATATAAGAGGTCGAATAATCTTGAGATCATGGGATATTCGGACTCCGATTTCGCGGGATGCCAAGATAGCATGAGATCCACTTCAGGCTATGTATTTCTATTGGCTGGCGGAGCTATCTCTTGGAGAAGTGCCAAACAAGCACTAACAGCTTCTTCCACCATGGCGGCTGAATTTATAGCATGTTACGAGGCATCTAATCATGCAATATGGTTGAGGAATTTTGTCACTGGGCTGCGTATTCTAGAAGAGGTTGAAAGACCATTGAAATTGTTTTGTGACAATAGATCAGCTGTATTGTATTCCAACAATAATAGGAGCTCGACAAAATCGAAACACATCGACATCAAGTTCCTTGTTGTGAAAGAAAGAGTACAAAGCGGACAGATTTTGATTGAACACATAGGCACAAACTCCATGATAGCAGATCCTTTTACGAAGGGTTTGCCACCCAATGTTTTCCATGAACATACTACTCATATGGGTGTTATTCAGTTTGATGAAGTTTAG
- the LOC140830266 gene encoding ethylene-responsive transcription factor ERF017-like, producing MDHINGGNSSSEAQDRELKYTGVRRRKWGKYVCEIRLPNSRDRIWLGSYVTAEKAARAFDAAQFCLRGRNAKFNFPDDPPNIAGGQSLTPGEIQAVAQRYASSYEGSSTGQRQAPPPVERGEEDRFRSGSANNSIDWSFLDPLENGSGGSDQREIVSDFWYFQETGDVYAPHFTAEVVDDEEDNGHINSGYSTSNFLWNF from the coding sequence aTGGATCATATAAATGGTGGAAATTCATCGTCAGAAGCACAGGACCGAGAATTGAAGTACACGGGTGTAAGAAGACGTAAATGGGGCAAATACGTCTGCGAGATACGGCTTCCCAACAGCCGGGATCGCATATGGCTCGGCTCTTACGTCACGGCTGAGAAGGCGGCGCGTGCATTCGATGCAGCCCAGTTCTGCCTCCGTGGTCGCAACGCCAAGTTTAATTTCCCGGATGACCCGCCGAATATCGCAGGCGGGCAGTCGCTCACGCCGGGGGAAATCCAGGCTGTTGCGCAGCGGTACGCTAGTAGTTATGAGGGAAGCTCGACTGGACAGCGGCAGGCACCGCCGCCAGTGGAGAGAGGAGAAGAGGACCGGTTTCGGTCCGGGTCTGCTAATAACTCTATTGATTGGTCGTTCTTGGATCCTTTAGAAAACGGTAGTGGAGGGAGTGATCAACGGGAGATTGTTTCTGATTTTTGGTATTTCCAGGAGACCGGTGATGTGTACGCGCCGCATTTCACAGCCGAGGTTGtcgatgatgaagaagataatGGCCACATAAATAGCGGCTACTCGACGTCAaattttctttggaatttctGA
- the LOC140831087 gene encoding uncharacterized protein isoform X2 yields MTLKSVFSHIYLLKFYSEFLCFVQFLLLYLCFPIQVGSTSSSMLFQFCYLNKDINYDQFFLKFFCHTVDDIVMDTSENEVALYYALDEFITDCMIFLTMLMLVYNDIVKRGNRRIRRRTIRYNMGERIPGQISHLRRIVEFGDVQCIVNLRMSRDAFARLCYLLENVGGLAHSRYSRIDEKVAMFLSILAHHKKNRIIGHDYIRSGYTVSKHFHDVLRCVLRLHPILISPPSPITEDCSSEKWKIFKGCLGALDGTYIGVQVPNLDKPKYRNRKGSAADSRVLRDAISRPNGLKVPRVMKPSSIQSDIVKSNKTDKTRRIWSVKEEEALVDALKVVVRTGWKSENGFRSGYLTILENEIRKLFPETDIRGIPHINSKVHVWKKNHGSLVTMLTRSGIGWNDTDKMIDVKDIDWNEYVKADPNARLMRHKSWPFYHDWCEIFGKDRATGEHAQGFSDMVEDLNDKEKQNENDVDIGIDKLLHDSYDETTSMSRSSVGRNENEKKTASKKRKSFDVDPDIIVEMMNKFTDKADARLEQIAQRIGYAHDASNARKMVFEALENIPGFTLEERVDVAKLLVNNTHELELFFSLHDEARVVLLKKLLR; encoded by the exons ATGACTTTGAAGAGTGTTTTTAGTCATATATATTTATTGAAATTTTACTCTGAATTTCTGTGTTTTGTGCAGTTCCTTCTTTTGTATTTGTGCTTCCCTATTCAAGTGGGCAGCACCTCCTCTAGTATGCTTTTCCAATTTTGTTATTTGAATAAGGATATAAACTAtgaccaattttttttaaaatttttttgtcATACAGTCGACGACATTGTCATGGATACCTCAGAAAATGAAGTTGCCCTTTATTATGCACTGGATGAATTCATTACAGACTGCATGATATTTTTAACTATGCTTATGCTTGTGTATAATGATATTGTAAAACGAGGTAATCGAAGAATTCGTAGAAGGACAATCAGGTATAACATGGGTGAGCGAATACCAGGACAAATTTCTCATTTACGCAGAATTGTTGAATTTGGAGATGTACAATGCATAGTTAACTTAAGAATGTCAAGAGATGCATTTGCTCGACTTTGTTACTTGTTAGAAAACGTAGGGGGGCTTGCTCATTCTAGGTATTCAAGGATTGATGAGAAGGTGGCGATGTTTTTATCAATTTTAGCTCACCACAAGAAGAACCGCATAATTGGACATGATTATATTAGATCGGGATACACGGTTAGCAAACATTTCCATGATGTACTGAGATGTGTACTTAGACTTCATCCAATTCTTATTTCACCTCCTTCACCCATAACTGAAGATTGCTCAAGTGAGAAGTGGAAAATTTTCaag GGTTGCTTGGGTGCACTTGATGGTACGTACATTGGTGTCCAAGTACCAAATTTGGATAAGCCAAAATATAGAAATAGAAAAG GTTCTGCAGCTGATAGTAGAGTTTTGCGTGATGCTATTAGTCGTCCTAATGGTTTGAAGGTTCCTAGAG TTATGAAACCGTCAAGCATCCAATCTGACATTGTGAAAAGTAACAAAACAGACAAGACACGACGAATATGGTCGGTTAAAGAAGAAGAAGCATTGGTCGACGCTTTGAAAGTTGTTGTTAGAACTGGATGGAAATCAGAAAATGGATTTCGTAGTGGTTACTTAACTATTCTTGAAAATGAAATTCGGAAATTATTTCCAGAAACAGATATACGTGGAATTCCTCATATCAACTCGAAAGTCCATGTATGGAAAAAAAACCATGGATCATTGGTTACTATGCTTACTCGAAGTGGGATAGGGTGGAATGATACCGACAAAATGATTGATGTAAAagatattgattggaatgaatacGTAAAG GCTGATCCAAATGCAAGGCTGATGAGACACAAGTCTTGGCCATTTTATCATGATTGGTGTGAAATTTTTGGAAAGGATAGAGCTACTGGTGAGCATGCACAAGGATTTTCTGACATGGTGGAGGATTTAAATGACAAGGAAAAGCAAAATGAAAATGATGTTGATATTGGTATTGACAAATTACTACATGATTCGTATGATGAAACAACATCGATGTCTAGAAGTAGTGTGGGTCGTAATGAGAATGAGAAAAAGACAGCTTCTAAAAAACGTAAATCTTTTGACGTCGATCCTGATATTATTGTTGAGATGATGAATAAATTTACAGATAAGGCTGATGCTAGATTGGAGCAAATTGCACAAAGGATTGGTTATGCACATGATGCGTCAAATGcaagaaaaatggtttttgaagCTTTGGAGAACATTCCAGGATTCACTTTGGAAGAAAGAGTTGATGTAGCAAAGCTGTTGGTGAACAATACACATGAATTGGAGCTTTTCTTTAGCTTGCATGATGAGGCACGAGTTGTACTTTTGAAGAAACTGTTACGTTGA
- the LOC140831087 gene encoding uncharacterized protein isoform X1 codes for MTLKSVFSHIYLLKFYSEFLCFVQFLLLYLCFPIQVGSTSSSMLFQFCYLNKDINYDQFFLKFFCHTVDDIVMDTSENEVALYYALDEFITDCMIFLTMLMLVYNDIVKRGNRRIRRRTIRYNMGERIPGQISHLRRIVEFGDVQCIVNLRMSRDAFARLCYLLENVGGLAHSRYSRIDEKVAMFLSILAHHKKNRIIGHDYIRSGYTVSKHFHDVLRCVLRLHPILISPPSPITEDCSSEKWKIFKGCLGALDGTYIGVQVPNLDKPKYRNRKGETSVNVLGVCDRDMKFTYVLTGWEGSAADSRVLRDAISRPNGLKVPRVMKPSSIQSDIVKSNKTDKTRRIWSVKEEEALVDALKVVVRTGWKSENGFRSGYLTILENEIRKLFPETDIRGIPHINSKVHVWKKNHGSLVTMLTRSGIGWNDTDKMIDVKDIDWNEYVKADPNARLMRHKSWPFYHDWCEIFGKDRATGEHAQGFSDMVEDLNDKEKQNENDVDIGIDKLLHDSYDETTSMSRSSVGRNENEKKTASKKRKSFDVDPDIIVEMMNKFTDKADARLEQIAQRIGYAHDASNARKMVFEALENIPGFTLEERVDVAKLLVNNTHELELFFSLHDEARVVLLKKLLR; via the exons ATGACTTTGAAGAGTGTTTTTAGTCATATATATTTATTGAAATTTTACTCTGAATTTCTGTGTTTTGTGCAGTTCCTTCTTTTGTATTTGTGCTTCCCTATTCAAGTGGGCAGCACCTCCTCTAGTATGCTTTTCCAATTTTGTTATTTGAATAAGGATATAAACTAtgaccaattttttttaaaatttttttgtcATACAGTCGACGACATTGTCATGGATACCTCAGAAAATGAAGTTGCCCTTTATTATGCACTGGATGAATTCATTACAGACTGCATGATATTTTTAACTATGCTTATGCTTGTGTATAATGATATTGTAAAACGAGGTAATCGAAGAATTCGTAGAAGGACAATCAGGTATAACATGGGTGAGCGAATACCAGGACAAATTTCTCATTTACGCAGAATTGTTGAATTTGGAGATGTACAATGCATAGTTAACTTAAGAATGTCAAGAGATGCATTTGCTCGACTTTGTTACTTGTTAGAAAACGTAGGGGGGCTTGCTCATTCTAGGTATTCAAGGATTGATGAGAAGGTGGCGATGTTTTTATCAATTTTAGCTCACCACAAGAAGAACCGCATAATTGGACATGATTATATTAGATCGGGATACACGGTTAGCAAACATTTCCATGATGTACTGAGATGTGTACTTAGACTTCATCCAATTCTTATTTCACCTCCTTCACCCATAACTGAAGATTGCTCAAGTGAGAAGTGGAAAATTTTCaag GGTTGCTTGGGTGCACTTGATGGTACGTACATTGGTGTCCAAGTACCAAATTTGGATAAGCCAAAATATAGAAATAGAAAAGGTGAAACATCAGTGAATGTTTTAGGAGTATGTGACCGCGACATGAAATTTACTTATGTTTTAACCGGTTGGGAAGGTTCTGCAGCTGATAGTAGAGTTTTGCGTGATGCTATTAGTCGTCCTAATGGTTTGAAGGTTCCTAGAG TTATGAAACCGTCAAGCATCCAATCTGACATTGTGAAAAGTAACAAAACAGACAAGACACGACGAATATGGTCGGTTAAAGAAGAAGAAGCATTGGTCGACGCTTTGAAAGTTGTTGTTAGAACTGGATGGAAATCAGAAAATGGATTTCGTAGTGGTTACTTAACTATTCTTGAAAATGAAATTCGGAAATTATTTCCAGAAACAGATATACGTGGAATTCCTCATATCAACTCGAAAGTCCATGTATGGAAAAAAAACCATGGATCATTGGTTACTATGCTTACTCGAAGTGGGATAGGGTGGAATGATACCGACAAAATGATTGATGTAAAagatattgattggaatgaatacGTAAAG GCTGATCCAAATGCAAGGCTGATGAGACACAAGTCTTGGCCATTTTATCATGATTGGTGTGAAATTTTTGGAAAGGATAGAGCTACTGGTGAGCATGCACAAGGATTTTCTGACATGGTGGAGGATTTAAATGACAAGGAAAAGCAAAATGAAAATGATGTTGATATTGGTATTGACAAATTACTACATGATTCGTATGATGAAACAACATCGATGTCTAGAAGTAGTGTGGGTCGTAATGAGAATGAGAAAAAGACAGCTTCTAAAAAACGTAAATCTTTTGACGTCGATCCTGATATTATTGTTGAGATGATGAATAAATTTACAGATAAGGCTGATGCTAGATTGGAGCAAATTGCACAAAGGATTGGTTATGCACATGATGCGTCAAATGcaagaaaaatggtttttgaagCTTTGGAGAACATTCCAGGATTCACTTTGGAAGAAAGAGTTGATGTAGCAAAGCTGTTGGTGAACAATACACATGAATTGGAGCTTTTCTTTAGCTTGCATGATGAGGCACGAGTTGTACTTTTGAAGAAACTGTTACGTTGA